The window TTAAGAGAACACGAACCTTttcattgttttccttttaaccagcaaaaacaaaaacactactGAAGATTCCGCAgcttaatatttgaaataaaaaactttttttaaaaaaacttggattGACAGAGCTACTCCACCGAATTAAGATAAACAAATTAACCACGGAATATCTTCATTAAATCCTTGCGAGAATTCACCCTATATTTCCTATACCTTCCCGGCcttcatatttcttttatttcaggtTGTTGTAATTGCTAGGAGATCACTCCCATGCTAGGTGATTCAAGTGTGCTAGCAAGCTCTAGTGATGTTGCGACCACCGCGACTAGGGTCGTCCCTGAAGGTGGTGAAGTTTGCGAAGTTGGCGATGCAGGTGGTTTTGGTTCAAATTCAACCGAAGAAGATAAGAATATGGGCGGTGATCATGAAGGTGACCGGATGAATTATGGTGCAAACCGGTGGCCTAGACTAGAGACTTTGGCCTTACTGAAGATAAGGTCCGCTATGGATGCAGTGTTTCGGGACTCAAGTCTAAAAGGTCCATTATGGGAAGAGGTTTCCAGgtgatgatttgttttctttctttttcctttttcaaggTGTTCGGTTAAACAAAAGTTTTAAGCTGTTGCTGATCAGTTCGTGCGCGTAGATCTGTGAAGTGACTTTTTGCTAAATTTTGGGCACTTTCGTGGATCCTTGGCACAATGATATCTTACAGTTTTCTTGGTATTTGGATTTAGAGCGATAATGTTGGTTGGTTGGTTGGTTCACTTTGAGGGAATTCAgtataaagaagagaaaaataatgttaattatGATGCTCCATGAAGAAATCCTTCACAGTCATGGTGCTTCCTTTTCATGTCtggatctatttttttcataaaaaaaaaaacgttagtAATAATACATCGAAGAAGGTTTCTTTAGTTAATatagcttttgtttttaagaaaaatttcaaCCATTCTGATAAACTAGGGATAATTCCCTGTGGTCATAGTTTGTCAGAAGTTCTCTCATCTTTGTTTGGATTTTCTCTCTTCGTTTTCCTTCTATCTTAGTTTGGCTtggctttttctttttcttgtgtcTATCTATACTCAATTTATGTGTCAATGTTTCTATATGGTAAATTCAGAGATGAAGTACTTGAAATCTTCTTGACTGGCAGGAAACTAGCTGAGCTTGGTTATCATCGGAGTGCCAAGAAATGCAAGGAGAAATTCGAGAACTTATACAAATACCACAAGCGAACCAAAGAAGGCCGAACTGGTAAATCCGAAGGCAAAACTTACAAGTTTTTTGATGAATTAGAAGCTTTTCAAAATCACCATTCACATTCAGCACAACCGCCAACAATATTCGCACCGCCGCTGCCACCACCAAAAGCTCAAACTCCAACCGCAACAACTGCCACATTGCCGTGGACTAATAGTCCTGCTATCGTCTCTCATGTTACTGTTCAATCGACAACAAACCCTATCGATATCTTGTCTCAAGGCATTGCTACACCGACAACCATCCACACAATTAGTCCGATGCCTTTATCTTCAAATTCCCTGAATCCTTCTCAAGATACTTTACCATCTTCTTTACAAAACCTTGCTACACATCTTTTTTCTAGTTCTACTTCATCATCAACAGCATCAGATGAAAAATTGGAAGGAAgtaggaaaagaaagagaaagagaaattgGAAGGACTTTTTCCTGAGGCTAACGAGAGATGTCTTCAAGAAGCAAGAGGATTTGCAGAAGAAGTTTTTGGAAACGGTAGAGAAATGCGAGCATGAAAGAATGGCACGCGAAGATGCTTGGAGAATGAAAGAGATGGCAAGAATGAATAGACAACATGAAATTTTAATCCAAGAACGATCCACGGCGGCGGCAAAAGATGCTGCAGTTTTTGCATTCCTGCAAAAGATATCGGGACAGCAAAACTCAACGGAAACACAAGCAATTCCACAACCCAAACCAACACAGCCACCTCCAACACAGCCACCTCAGCCTAGGCCACCACCCACCAGTCTGGAACCGGTTACAAACTTGGTGGTTTCAAAATGGGATAATGGAGAGAATGTTCCTGTATCCAGCTCTTCTAGATGGCCAAAAGTGGAAGTTCAAGCTCTTATTAGTCTTAGAGCCGATCTTGATATTAAGTATCAAGAGCAAGGAGCTAAAGGGCCTTTATGGGAGGATATCTCAGCTGGAATGCAAAAGCTTGGATATAATAGGAGTGCAAAGAGATGCAAAGAGAAATGGGAGAATATAAACAAGTATTTCAAGAAAGTAAAAGAGAGCAACAGCAAGAGGTCTGGAGATTCAAAAACTTGTCCATACTTCGACCAGCTCGATGCTCTATacaaggagaaaaataaaatggaaagcaGAGCCAGCACAGGTTATGCTGTCAAGCCCATTAGCACGATGGAGCCATTAATGGTACGCCCGGAACAACAATGCCCTTTTGAACAAGCAAACCAGCCTGAGACAATCATTGAAGATAACGAAAGAGATATTAACATCGATCACAATAtcgaagaagatgatgatgatgatatggATGATGATACTGAGGAAGAAGATGAGGGAGTTGGTTTTGAAGTAGTAGCAAACAGACCAGCTTCATTGACCAATGGTGAGTAAGTCAAGGTAGGAAACTTCGTATCAAAATTACACTGTCATGGTACAGACAAAGGGGGTAAAATTTCCAAATTCAATTATGAATCAACACATATCGATCATTCAGAACTGAATTAAGGTGCATGCAGCGCTGAAGCTGTCCGATCGATTGATGAGAATGCAGGTTCTGGTTGCCATGTGACTGGTGCCCACTTTTATTTTTGCCCATATTTGTACACATGGATTCCATTCTATAGTGGAAATTAGAGCAGTTTTTTACTTAAtctctttttattcaaattaataattagcaTTTGTTAATATATGTAAAGCTGTGGAGAGATAGGCCGGTTGCCCTCCTTTTTTCgcgaagaataaatattttacgTGATGTTCGCCTGCAGAGGTAGATATAGACAGAGAGCTTCGTGCAAAGAGCAAATAAACCAGTGTTGTGTCTGTCATTCTGTTCAGTGGTTGTAGATGATCAAAGAAATAGTTTTTACACTGTATACTACTGTAGCGTGCGACTAATTGGGAGATTATCTCTTAATACCACTTACAAATTAACTTTGGCCACCAACATGAGAATGAAAAATTAAGCACTTGTCTGGTGCTGTTAATTAGTGCATCAGACCTTAACAAGAGAGGAGAATTAACCCTTCTGAGGAAGAGGGCCCTCCCCAACAAGGTCCTGCCAGGAGGAATCTTCTAAGTTATCTGCAATTAAGCTTTGTGTGGTGTTATTGATGCATATATCCCATGTGTTGACTGTCAACGAAGCCATCATATTGATTACTTCTTGATGATCAGCCAACCTATCATTGATCAGAAAGGTGACCATTATACGTTGAATATATTTCTCATTTACCATGGTCCattttccttttgacttgtacACGCACCATGATTTTTTGCCCAGTTTCTTGGGAGTATAGATCATATATTGCACTGCCCATTAAAGGCGAGGGTCCACAAAATGAGTGGTCATGGTCCATAAGAAGGTAGATGTTCTGTTATATAGTTAGGGCATTAAGATTTAAGGGCTCCTGTAGCTATCGTTGCACAGGCACAAAACACAAGTCTATCTTTATCCTCAGTAACATCATCATGGCCTGAAACCGCCACCGTTTGGTGCTGAGAATTAGTTGTGGGCTGAACCCGCCACCGTTTGGTGCTGAGAAGTTGTCACCGTACCGGTGCCTTGCTACTTTCCACTGTTAACTCTGTCGAATTGTCTGGAATGTTACTTCATTTCCCCTATGAATAGAATATTAGTGTCAAATAATTGACCTAACAGAGGCAATAACAATCTACagaatgatgataaaaatataattatcgtTAGTGGGATTCATTATTTGTTATAGAGTTATGATTCGCCAGCGTTTTAATGTGGAAAAAGATTTTCTCCTTTATTAATTAaccttttttcttcaattgaatttCATTCAAATCTATATACACAGCTACTCCACAGCTCATTCAACCTAGCTATGAATTTTAAGAGGATGAAGTATTTTACTAGAAAATATTCCGTGTCTCATAGAATCTTAATTTTACATGGAACATATTTTTTGTctggaaaaatactttttaatttttttaatagagtaccctgtaaaatattttacgggatttaattaactgaaaaaaaattattggtaaaTTATTTCACATATAAAATCTTTTCtcattaaatgttaattttactTGGAACATATTTTCGATATtcggtaaaatattttttaaattcttttaattatttatatgttataaaatattttatgaagttTAATGAATAGGAAACATTTCCTGAGATTctaagttaattatatatatatatatatatatatatatatatatatatatatataactgttGGAAGGTATTTATACATGGTCAAATTAGCAGTCACAAATGGTagcaaaaagacaaaaataaaaatgataaaattcactGAGATGATTAGTATTCATCAAACAAgagtttcaataatttataatagtaataatcatcatgatttttgaaaaataattaattttctaagaatattattaataatcaGCATCATAATTATCAAGTAATTTccagtaataataattattattaccaacatcatttttttcttaataaaatacaaagttttaattaattttttatttaatctatttttatgaGAAACTTAATTAGTGAGAGAAGAATgtgataaagaagaaaagagagagataatATGTTGAATGAAAGTGAAGGAAAGGATGATAATTAAATGTATAATTAAGAGATATATAGAAGGACATACAATAATTAAAGGAACTAGTTTCTTCGTTTTGcactaataattaataattaattggttCGAAAACTGTCCTCCAAAGGTACtcgaaataaattaaaacaaaaaaaaaaactacaaactcTCGGCGCAAAACTACACATCAATGATTAATGGAGATTCTATTTTGATTAGCATTAATTAAATTCCACCTAATTATTGGTAATTGGTTTCATTAAAGTCCCATATCCTGTGATTTTCTCATCTTGCTTGGCCTAGAGATCACATCACGGCCttaaaattaaagcataaaatcTAGGTATTACGTCGAATAAgcagcaaaacaaagaaattaaaagatcaaatacTTTATTCAATTATTCCCCCGCCATTTGATGACTAAACTATCCAATTTAACACAATTCTTTATGCCGTTGTGGAAATTGACCAACCTATAGGTCAGTTATAAATAATAGAATTCTTTATGCCATTGTCGGAATGTTATACACacttctaattaaataaattaatatttatatttagcataaaaaataaaattgaattgaaaaaaaataacttt is drawn from Populus nigra chromosome 5, ddPopNigr1.1, whole genome shotgun sequence and contains these coding sequences:
- the LOC133695165 gene encoding trihelix transcription factor GT-2-like, yielding MLGDSSVLASSSDVATTATRVVPEGGEVCEVGDAGGFGSNSTEEDKNMGGDHEGDRMNYGANRWPRLETLALLKIRSAMDAVFRDSSLKGPLWEEVSRKLAELGYHRSAKKCKEKFENLYKYHKRTKEGRTGKSEGKTYKFFDELEAFQNHHSHSAQPPTIFAPPLPPPKAQTPTATTATLPWTNSPAIVSHVTVQSTTNPIDILSQGIATPTTIHTISPMPLSSNSLNPSQDTLPSSLQNLATHLFSSSTSSSTASDEKLEGSRKRKRKRNWKDFFLRLTRDVFKKQEDLQKKFLETVEKCEHERMAREDAWRMKEMARMNRQHEILIQERSTAAAKDAAVFAFLQKISGQQNSTETQAIPQPKPTQPPPTQPPQPRPPPTSLEPVTNLVVSKWDNGENVPVSSSSRWPKVEVQALISLRADLDIKYQEQGAKGPLWEDISAGMQKLGYNRSAKRCKEKWENINKYFKKVKESNSKRSGDSKTCPYFDQLDALYKEKNKMESRASTGYAVKPISTMEPLMVRPEQQCPFEQANQPETIIEDNERDINIDHNIEEDDDDDMDDDTEEEDEGVGFEVVANRPASLTNGE